The DNA sequence TTTGTATGGAGATAAGAATATGTGTTGTATTTGAGGCAAAGTATTTACAACACATTCATTGACTTGCCTGAAGATCACTTTGACATTTCAAACCCAATTTCAGTTATCTTGTTTCTatcttgttttttaatttaagaaacTGTACCTTAGGTACCTTCTCTAGCTTGGTTGGTTAGTGCTCCTGCTGTTGTAACGACAGTCGTTACGGTCGTTGGAGACTTGAAGCCACCATTGTTCCACATCAGGCCAAATGGGAGCTTTGTTTAGTTTCGTGTCCCACGCCCAAGTCTGTATCCTTTTGTTCGTGCTGACGGGCCATTTCTCATCAACATCAGTCTCAACTCAGACTCAGACTGCGCCAACGTTTGCATCTCTATAGACATCTTTGGAGAGGTATAGCCCCCACAAACACAGCTACTGTATATAGCTTGTCTAACAGCTGGAACTCGAGTCAGGATTCAGACAATCCCATTTCACTGAAagctgccttttatatttaaCAGGCCGTATCAGAAAGGAGGTAGATGCAGGTGAATTCTGTAGAATAGTTTTATTAGACCTTCAAAAGGCCTTTGATACTGTGGATCATGGTATCCTGTTGTTAAACTCATGTTATCATTTTTAGATTTAAGAGTTCAATGggcataaaaacatttttatacacAGCTGCAGTTGAATGGAATAAACTTTAGTATTTCTAAAACTCAGAAGCAGTTTTCAGTGCCCATACAAAGCGTGTGAAGTACCTTGGCATAGCACATTACATTGAGAGTAGCAAGACATTGTTGCTGAATAAGTTGTTTATGGGGAAGGAGATCATGGAATGTGTTCACCAAGTACCccataatgtaatgttaatgtgGTTTCTGTATGAAAGGTTACATGTGAATGGAGGACCAGACGGCCATGCCCAGACCATCAGGGTGCATGTCATGGAATGGAACACTGACTGGCCTTCATTCAGATGCAATATGAGCAGTTCATGGCCTATTATAGAAGACAATTAATAGTGTGAAGTACCTTGGCATAGCTGTATTTAGGTGTAGACTATGTTGAAATGGGGTGAATGTGACTCACGTTACATTGAGAGTAGCAAGACATTGTTGCTGACTATTTGATGTTAGAGTGGATTGTGTTTAAACCCACAAGTTCCACATCATTTGTATTAATATTATCATCATAAAGACAGTGGGAAAAATACAGGGACATACGCTTTTCCAAAGATAGGCTTTTATTATCAGTCAAGtcaaatgtataaaatataactattatactatatatatatatatatatatatatatatatatatatatatatatattagagatggcccgataccacttttttgcttcccgataccgattccgatacctgaacttgcgtatcggccgataccgagtaccgatccgataccagtgtgtcatatattttattatgttttaacagctgtatactactatccctgtatggatgtgatataaatgttatctttgttgtctgtctggctcataaacatgaacaaacacaaacaatgaatgccgtagaactttttattctccagtttgacagtcaattataacggaaaaagaacataaataaactactttaacgtagattttctttagggctttattacgtggtatcggatcggtgcataaactccagtacttcccgataccgataccagcgttttaggcagtatcggagccgataccgatactggtatcggtatcggaacatctctaatataTGTACTACTACTATAAAAAATATGTGGAACACCTCTCTGTCACTGACTGTATATTATGCTTGATGATATTCATTAGATCAGGGTCAGTACTAATTCCTGGTGTGTTTCACGTTCCGGCTCCATCAGAAAATGTTGATCAACTGAAATTCACTGATGAAAGATTAGTCAATTGATAGAATATAGTGGATCAACAGAAAcgtgattttcatttttaagaaaAATTGTAGGCTATATCCGTTCCATCCAGCCATAACCGTCTCATTGTTTAATATTTTCGTTTTTtggttgaaaagaaaaagaaacggacacgtttttttcttttttggtttaAAACGAAAAACAGATTATACTTTAGTACACTGACCATCTCGGTGTATTTTATCTCCTCACAGAATTGCTGACCCCCCAACAGGAGAGTGATATGGTTAAGGATGTAACACTCAATGATTGTTGGGAACCATCTGATGACTAGACATTTATTCAAATGCAAAACCTACATTCATACCAGTGAGAAGTGTAAGCTACAGGTTATAGTGCATACTCTTATTCTTGCGTAGATATCCGTTTGGTCATTGTTTTTCCTGTCTTTTAATACACCGGGCGGAGGTAGCGTTCCTGATTTCGTTGTATTCTGTACGACAGTTTTCTATTCTAACTAAAGCAGCTAATTTATCATAGTTGACTGCCCTTAGTAGCCTGTTGTGTATGTAGGCCTATCTATGCATCACTACACAGAAGTGAAGATAGCCATAGTCTAAATGTTGAAATGGTTACCTACAAATAAACAATTGGCTACATTTTGTAGATTCATGGTATCTAAGAGTAACTATAGCTCACAATATAGACCAACGGATGATATTTAGCTTTCTTTAAAAAGTGGGAGCTTCTTAAATTAACGTGTTGGAATCTTCAAAAGGTTTACTAGGCCTAGTTTTGTCATGTTGTTAAGGTCACATCAAAAACTGGCAGAAATTGTTCGTACAATTAAGATAATTGAAAACTTTCACAATATGAACACAGTAAGGAGCTCGTTCTCTTTAGTTAGATGtgtgtggctcttaaaagagccttTGTTGGGTCGGTACAAGCCGGTACCGGGTGTTCAGGCTACTTCTTGGCGGGCTTCTCGGTCTTCTTGGGCAGCAGGACGGCCTGGATGTTGGGCAGCACGCCGCCCTGAGCGATGGTCACTCCGCCCAGCAGTTTGTTGAGTTCCTCGTCGTTGCGGACAGCCAGCTGCAGGTGACGGGGGATGATACGAGTCTTCTTGTTGTCGCGGGCAGCGTTTCCAGCCAGCTCCAGAATCTCAGCGGTCAGGTACTCCAGCACAGCCGCCAGATAGACGGGGGCGCCGGCTCCCACACGCTGAGCGTAGTTTCCTTTACGGAGCAGCCTGTGGACACGGCCGACTGGGAACTGGAGCCCGGCACGGGAGGAGCGGGTCTTTGCCTTAGCTCTGGCTTTTCCTCCGGTTTTCCCTCTTCCAGACATTTTTAGATGCTCACGTAAGTCTCGACTCTGAGAAGTGTTTCTTCAACAGCCGAAACCCTCCTATTTATGTCCACGGAGAGGACCGCGCCGCTTCCTGGCACACCAACCAGAAAAGAGGCTTCCAGCAGAGCAGAAGAGGGCGGCCCGCTCTCACATTTGGCGGGCATTTTGAAAGGATTATTCGCCAATAAGAAGCAGAGATCCGGGCGGTGGGTCGCTCCTTGAGGCGGTGCTGAGCTCCAGGAAAGCCCCTCACCAATCAGGAGCCGGAGATCTGGAGCAGCGTCACCGTCTCACATCCGGGTCCCACAGTTTAAGAGCCGCCTGTCTCTTTATTTCACTACATTGTCTACTGACCAGAGACAGAAGACGCCATGGCTAGAACTAAGCAGACCGCTcgtaaatccaccggaggtaaAGCCCCCAGGAAGCAGCTGGCCACCAAGGCTGCCCGTAAGAGCGCCCCGGCCACCGGCGGAGTGAAGAAGCCTCACCGTTACAGGCCCGGTACCGTGGCTCTGAGAGAGATCCGTCGCTACCAGAAATCCACCGAGCTGCTGATCCGCAAGCTGCCCTTCCAGCGCCTGGTCCGAGAAATCGCTCAGGATTTCAAGACCGACCTGCGCTTCCAGAGCTCCGCCGTCATGGCTCTGCAGGAGGCCAGCGAGGCCTACCTGGTCGGCCTGTTCGAGGACACCAACCTGTGCGCCATCCACGCCAAGAGGGTCACCATCATGCCCAAAGACATCCAGCTGGCCCGCCGTATCCGCGGAGAGAGGGCTTAATCTGACCTGAGACCAGCCTACAGTCACACaacggctcttttaagagccaccTCACTCTCACTCTGCTGCAGCACATGTTTCGCCATCAACAACAGATATATACTTTTACAGTAAACTGCTCTTCCTGCCTACATTCTAAATACTTTATTCATCTCCAGACCTCTTTCATGGCTTATTTAATAGGCTACTTATTTAATACAATATTGGCTGAAAGGTTAGATAAGAACTTTGTCTCAAGAGAAATTCTTCTCTATTCCATTTGAGTTAAAAagatatacaaacaataaaagCTCAACGTTAGAAAACTAAACATCAGTGTGCATTAATGTGACTTAATTCCAaccaatgtttatttttcttctaatCATCCAAATCAAAGTAACACCATGTACACTATATTTggaatgtgcgtgtgtgtaaatAGACTAGTATATGCTAAAGTAATTAAAGCACAAAGTGGaagaaaaagctgtattaatttcAAGAAGACTACGCTTAAAGGGATTTGACTATGGTGAAATATGACTCAACTAAATGAATAAGAAGTGAACTGTTGAGTTGAAGACTTTGATCAGGAGAGGGCGCTAAAGCATCAGCAGAAAAGTCCTACTGCAAGTTCCTCTGAGAACACACACTACAACTAACACATATCACCATCACACTTCCTCAGCTGATTACTCACATTAAGACGTGTTTGTATTACGAATTTACTTtcgtttacatttttttagtttGTCAGAACAGAaatctacacacacagacaatgtgtagtaaaataaacagtCAAATGTGTATTAAGGACAATAACGTGTACAAGTATGTACGTTTTATACACTGATAACGGATGCAGATACATTTGTTGACAGATGGAGAGCAGAGGACTGGAGAGTCAGAGAATATGCAGAGAATATGACTTAACCCTTtaggctctaagctgtctccatctcaATGTTTTGTTTAGAAAGATgccgcattttttttttttagaatctATCTCGGCTGATCTTGTTCgttttgtttgctgcttccagGGCTGCAGCACGCAGACGTTCCGGAATGGAATGGACATTTCATAGGAGAATGTCctggctttagcattgttgtcagtgAAAAAAGCATTtcggcgcccagatagctcggttggtagagcgggtggccatgtgtagaggtttaaCCTCAacgcagcggacccgggttcaattccgacctgcaaacctttgctgcatgtcattccccctctctctcccctttcactacttcagctttcctatcattaaaggcctaaaatgcccaaaaaaataatctttaagaaAGCATTTCAGCACATTTCCAATGGTGCAACCAGGCAGGGGCCAGGTGGCCCCTGATACAAATGCTGTTCTATCGCATAATTTATGATATTCTACAACAAATGCACAGCTAGCGGCTTTTGACCTTTCATATGGGGCAACATCCCGTGTGCAGGCTCACATGGACCCGCCGATCATATAAATAGACAGAGGAGCATGTCAGCCCCAAGAGgggttaaaaaatgtaatggccTACAAGTCCTCCATCTTCGTAGGTTGCCTTTTCTTGCCTGAATGAATGATTGCCTAACACATGTACATACAGAAACATAACACAAaagcattgttgttgtttcataTAACTCTGAATGTAAATGTCAATTGTGTGTCCCTGCAAAATGTAATAAACAGTGTGGAGGAAGTGGAGGAAAAAACAGGATTGTTTTGGTGCTCAAAATGCATACTGTACAGGTGTTAGTCTATGCACATGAGATAATTAGTAATATTACATGTAAAATAACAAACCAAGTATATCAATGGGCAATTCCTCAATTCTTTGCCGTTTTCAACTACCCTGTATATGCTACAACAACAGCATTATAGAATTTCTAGAATTCTGTTATGGCTTTTGGTGGTCCACCCTAAGATTTTCAGTGGCCCTATCTGACCACCCTGAAAAAATCCCTGGAGGCACCACTGCATGTTTAcctaatatctgatgacatgtCATGGTCATCTCATGACTTATTGCAGCACAAATATgacatatttttactttaaatatttCCAATTAAGCTTTTCCATTTTCCTTTTTGAGATTCATATTTGATGCTCCCTTTTTTAATCTATATTGTCATTTCAATTTCACCTTTATAATTTAAGCTTTCAGTTTGAGCATTTCCAATCTTGCTTTTTGTGAAAGCATTCattatttttgtcatgtttgttcatgtttcacaaagagtttaacctgaccgacaacaaagatagaaataatatcacatacTACTATCcacatacagggatagtagtctacagctgttaaaacataataaaatatatgacacaccgGTTTCGgattggtactcggtatcggccgatacacaagttcaggtatcggaatcggtatcgggaagcaaaaaagtggtatagGGCCATCTCTATtaaatattgatcaaaataatgttATCCAAGTAGTTGATGGGTTTCCTGTTGGGCATGATGCCTTGATTTAGCCTAttacttttaaaaagctttaaaaaaaaaaatacattagctAGCTTGATTGAACCGGAATGTTTTATCCCATGTGGCAGAAAATGACGTCCAGTCAGAGCCGGATTAATGGAAAGGCCTGCATCCGGcacaaaatgttttgtgctgGTCAGCGGGTACTTGGATGCAAAAATATTTCAAGGGGGTGCATTATTGAAAAAAGATTGAGAACCACTGCATTAGTGCAATGCATTTAATGGATTTATGTGTGAAATCTCTGCAACCTGGCATGTTTTCTCTTTGCGCATGCCTCATAGTGTGTTGAGTGAGTGAATAACAATGCCTGTGGGAACGCTTTATCGAATGGGCCTCTACAACCTGGGATAGGGGATTGGAAAATTCAATCCATAACAATGTACAGTTCATATGCAATTTCCATCCATTGATTGGAGGATCCATTGTAAATTGGGTTGCCTGAATGGACGGCAGGTTGGCACCAATGGTTTTCTCTGCAGTCCAGACTTTCTATTGTAACCTGTTCCTGACCTGTTCGGTGGCCGATCCAAACAAACCACATCATTTGAGTTCCTATTACACAACCCacttcactgtcactgtgtgctCACTGTCATGACCTCCAGGCCTTTGTTTTGACCACGAATCTCATTTCAGGTCTTTTAATGGGAAGACCAAAGTAGAAACCAAACCCTAGCTGGAATTTCACTTATCTTTGTAGGACCAAATCTCAAAAGAAGAGGTGGATGAACAGAAAGGAAATGAGGAGTGATGGCGTAGTGTGTCTGTTGGTGCATAAGTGACTCCACACATGTGCTACCAACCAGTGATCAGTGATGATGACGCAGGAGGTGTCCCCCCTATAAAAGAGACCCCTGAGCTGAGTGTGTGGCAGAGGGGTTACAGTCAACGCTCGCTCGCCTTCAGCACACAGGTAAGATCACAGCATCACGTTTCATATACACACTGTTCTGTTTATATCTCCAGGAAGTCTTCGTTCGGTGATATAAGGTTGTGGTCACTGTAGTTGTGTGTGCGTCCGTTTGAGAGTGGGAAAATGAATGATTGAGAATTGTCATGCATGTGACAAACAGAGGTCCCGGTCAACACCAAACAGCATCAAAAAGCGTTCTGGTTAAACCGCACAAAAAGCCTTGGTGGTTTGGTGGGTTGCGAAGCATAGGCGTAGATTTAGTAAGACAACCCACTCCCctaaagaggtaaaaaaaatgtatggaaaacaaaaactgtgtCTACTCGGGGGGAAGCTACATAACACAACAAGAGCGTGATAAAATGGAGATGTGATTTCGCTGGTACTGGGATCCGCGTTGCATGGCATTGGCGTGATCCCAGCCCCCTTGGGCTTGGAACTctaattaattataataataattgcctcaatgtaaataaagatctcaccataaattgatgcagaaaaaaagcacaaattgTTGCACAAAATttaccagaatgcagaaaatggaAGTATTTGACGCTCAAAGTATTATGGGGGAGGACCCCCCGGTTATAATGTATccaatgttgaaacaaaacctaCACCCTTGTTGGGAAGGATCAACGGTCAGAATGGAAAGTGCATACTTTGCAAGCTACTGGACCCTGATTGTCCAGTGAatgacagaaaaacaacagtGAAACAAGACCAAGAGTCTACAGAAGCATCTCTGTGTGGCTACAATGCAAAGGAAATTGTTGCATGGCGGTTAAAAATCAGCTTTTGATCCTTAGCAATTGTGCAAAGTCAGAATACAGGTATTTTGCATGCATGATGCTGTGAGCATGAAAGTGTGATACGATGTGAGTggaatttttgaaacgattccaagatGGAACcagttctcgatgcccaatcgtAGTGCCTAGTGGCTAAGTGTTTCCTGCCAGGATGGCAAAGGCAGAAAGGACAACATGTTAGATGTCATGGTATTATATCAGGTTTGTGTGATGGGTGTagaaagatgtaaaaaaaaaaaaaaaaaaaaaaaaaaaaaaagagagagatgtgagAAGCACGGTCCATTTAGGCAGTGAGCAGtatagagaaaaagaaaaagtggcgttgcgttctcactttttattctgcGTTTAGACACATGACCCGTGAGCGTATTCGTGTATGCTGTTATTTATGCATTCTGTGAGTTTGCAATCTCAACATATATGTATTATCTTGCTCCTCTTATTTTACTACCACATAACAGCTGTGTCTTTTCTCATCTTTGCACTCTATGCTCCGTTGTTTGATCTTGTAAGCTGTACTGCTTTGTAAcaatttggaataaaacaaGCCTCAGCGCTatatacgcacacacagacacagctgtACATTCCAAACATGAGCAGGGACGTAAAACCCTGGGCACCGATGAATTATTGATCAAAAAACGGTTTGGTTTTTCATCTCTGCGGGGTGTGTTGATGCTGAGGTCAGAGTGACTTGTTCCCCAGCAACCAGTGTCCAGCTGCTGTCACAGGACTCTACTGGTCCATGTCACAGACAGGGTACAACATCAGAGATGTTTCAGCCGGAGCCAGACTGGACCAAAAGAGCTGCCAGTACTCTCATTCTGCAATtgcatgacatatttttgtCTGCATTTCATTACATACACTCAGGGTTTGACGTTAACTTTTGTTGCTCACAAGCCACAGTGGCTAGTAGGGTTGGGGATCGTTTTGATTTTgacaattccgattcttccttttgattctcGATTCCCATTCTTTGAGGGGTTGGAGTtgaacgggtcacatgcttatttcacagacaaaaggaacattttattttgattcaatggtgatttacagtttaaccgggctttttcaatgtaaaataaagccacagtGTGCTCACACCTGGAAGTACGGCGGACggtacggaaaccaaaacttgcatgTGTTAAATTCggaactctaaccctaaccaaatTTTCCAATCGATTCCAATAAAAAATTATTCCACTGGAGTTggaatttttgaaacgattccaagatGGAACcagttctcgatgcccaatcgtAGTGCCTAGTGGCTAAGTGTTTCCTGCCAGGAAACTAAACAAACGCTCACATTTGGCCTCACGCAAGtttacaattaaaattaaaaatgtgtggGAAGCATGGTGTGATTATACCTGTGATGGCAGATATGAGTATGTAAATGACGGTGTGCACACACCTGTTGTGGATGGTGAACATGCAAAAAGAGGACCAAatcttttttacataaagaaaatatttctattttgtttttcaatcaCATATTCACACAGCCTCAGGTCAGTCTCACGGAAGTAAGAATGTGCTTTTCTTTGACGGATGGTATTTTTATGGCGCTCTTTTTAATTCTCGCCATCTACATTACATTCTGTGACACCATATTTCTTCGCGGTGTGGCAGTTGTTCGACGACTCTGCTGCGTTTATCACCACCATCTTAAAGTTAGCACCAAAGACTCTTCTAATTTGTTGGCTAACTTGGCAAGCTACTGTTGAGCCACTTTGTTGGGGACACTCTCCGTGTCTCTGCGTCTTTCAGCCCTCTGGCTACCAATGGCAGTTTCGATTGACGGCTCCGGTCATGACAAGCACATTCAGGTTACTACGATTTGTTGAAAAGTCTAGACCCCGAATATAGGACGACCTAACGTTTTCACATATATtcatataaaaacattaaaataaaaaatatgtctTATACAGGatcattttgtaaatgtgtgtagGTTAAACACTGAGGAATCAAAGAATATTCCCATTCAACCACAAAATCATTCAATACAAAGgagttatttgtttttaatatattttgggTTATTTTCTGATTCAAATAACATGCAAAGAATTGACACAATCAAAATCAGTAAAATCTAAAGTGTATACCTAACGCTGCCTGCAATTTCTTGACTTAGTACTACAGTATTACAGCTAACGTGTTTTTTGTGTgacaattaataaataattaatgtaAGTAAATCAAAGCATAGCAGTAATCCAGACTGTTATACGTTCTACTTCGTCGAATCTGTCTGCAGCAATACCGAGAATGTTACAACTTTTGTTGCACCCTACAATCTGCTGGAATGAATGACATTTGAATCGTTTCTGTCTAAACAGAGGAATTTCAGCACCTCTGCCATACTGACTGTCATGATGCCTCGACTCATTGTTGCTCTGATGATGGCTGCTCTGTCAACAGAGGTCTACATCACCAGCAGCATGAAATCCACCTACTACAGTAAAGGTACAGTCATGAGTTCTGGAGGCTTTAAAAGCATCCTGTAAATACAGATCAATGCATAACCTTGAATTACACTCTGCATGTCAGCacacaggctgttctcatgaaccatttgtgcatatactgtagttacgaaaagtaatgcactgtaatttgtatattCCTAGTATTGAAGGCTTTCAATGCCCTTTGTATTGTGCACTAAGTGCTTCATTCTGCACAGCTTTCTCACTCTTAAAACAGCCCCATTGGGCCTAtcgtagtctatatccacgatgttccacttccgggattgctccgttgccgccggaaattccgccggatgcatgtcttttcgctgaTGTCCGTTTCGCTGTCCTTTCGCTTCCgttgtattgtaattctaaactcTAAATTTAtgagaactatggttaactgctcctcagatctgtgcagggtaaatccagacagctagctagactatctgtccaatctgagttttctgttgcacgactaaaacaacttttgaacgtacacatgttccaccaaaacaagttccttcccgaggctattttgcagaggcaccgtggctccgtccggcgcttagtgccgcccatgatgattgtgattggtttaaagaaatgccaataaaccagagcacgttccTCTCCCATCctgtaatgctgtgtggactagccagaccctcctccgcagcgctgtgaaggagggTCTGACAATGTGAGACTAGGCCTATCCTAATATTGACACTTAAGAACAAGCTCTTCCAGAGCCACAGAATACATTACTACAACTGTTTCACAGGATGAGAAGTATGCTAGACCAGCGGTTCCCAAACCTTTTTCAGGtcaggacccctaaactgacacaaattagacaaCGGACCCCCATTTGAAAAGATTTTGTCCCAGGGCCGTCCCAAAATTTGCCTCTTTGTTAAAATCTAGATTTCAGTTAAATGTGTTATCAACTGACTAGTTCACttactttgtttttaaaatggattttaatgAAGTATGTTGCTGTATTAATTCATTTTGTGCTTTCAGTTTAAATTTGGACAGATCAGCTTTACAATCCGAGTCACATAAGCATTTACGAACAGGTCGACTATAAGTCAAAAAGGGGAACGCCACACATCTTTGTCTTGTTTGTTCTTCAGATCAGGCAATACTCAAAGCCCTGAGAGATTTAAGCCACACATCGATAGTGCTATCAGCTATCAAGACTTCTGGGAATTTACCTGCTGATAAGATCCATTCAGCCGACGGAAAGTTTCCCAGGACGGGATGGTGGCTCCTCCCTCAGACTGTCAGGAAACGTCCAGATGTG is a window from the Perca flavescens isolate YP-PL-M2 chromosome 4, PFLA_1.0, whole genome shotgun sequence genome containing:
- the LOC114554158 gene encoding histone H2A, with translation MSGRGKTGGKARAKAKTRSSRAGLQFPVGRVHRLLRKGNYAQRVGAGAPVYLAAVLEYLTAEILELAGNAARDNKKTRIIPRHLQLAVRNDEELNKLLGGVTIAQGGVLPNIQAVLLPKKTEKPAKK
- the LOC114554157 gene encoding histone H3, yielding MARTKQTARKSTGGKAPRKQLATKAARKSAPATGGVKKPHRYRPGTVALREIRRYQKSTELLIRKLPFQRLVREIAQDFKTDLRFQSSAVMALQEASEAYLVGLFEDTNLCAIHAKRVTIMPKDIQLARRIRGERA